The Dreissena polymorpha isolate Duluth1 chromosome 4, UMN_Dpol_1.0, whole genome shotgun sequence region cctcatcaaagttatcctcgtcagagtaattctcgtcagattgatcatagtcaaagtcgaacttacatcgatttttaagcggatctcactcatttcttgctctatttgtgtaattgtgtctcgcaattctttggacttagaagggattatttccaacctagatcatattctttgatatacttggcgactgacaaatcattcatttttctcttcaataacgcattttgattcgtgttaacgcatgatcctgtttctcgggactagcaccttctaaaattcacatcgcaccatgttccgaacgttgtacacagttcagtattaaatctgatgaaggcatgaccgtgcatcccattttgcacaatttcacttccatcataggtcaatgaaaaattgtacggaaacaaaggtatccaagcgtgtggtaaatctcagtaaacacagattctacaaactcactgatagagtacgttttcggctcaatttgcaatctaaaaAGACTTGGtagtcgtaagtgataaacattgatcccgctacaaaccatcaactacactgtataccggttttgaaaacgctttttcttgttcggacatctagatagacctatggatttgcattgttgctcatgaccttctaaaactaaactctgggttttgcatccatttgttgaaaaattgtaaattttctttgacatcgtcgtataatgacaaatactcataggttacgtttatcaacacataataACCATTCTTccgtaacgtcaatcggtgtattctgtacatgcttgaaacaagacggttcataaaatttggtttagacgtcctaacgcatttgtttgtaaaactaagggaaaaaaacagggcaactatggcacaaacatatacatgacgagtttttgatgcattgtcattttggaaagttcctatataagtattttctacaacaaattgaagttatttgtcttccagtcattcacatggattacaccacaatagcattcctatgtgctgtggacagatttccagcatgtagaaataaatacaagagaacattttgcacatcgattcgaaacgtacgcaagactcaaagcttctctacaacaCGAAGTTGATAAttgtctatttgatgaaattgttgaaattcgtttgcagcaaaacaaacataagcaaaatcaagattcaacatgcgctgatGGGACTCTGTACTTCAAGGAAACCTTTTcagtttggtcgtttctgatcaaagatgtgacaaagAAACAttgaacgttcttgctacgaaagcgaactgtgtagattcgatttattgtatggtttcattcatgccgaaaactggatatgtggtgcaattgattttcgaggtgctgaaaagtcaaaagatattgccaaagatattcttgaaacagagcacacgtttttgaaatgtttagcgcgAAGCGATGACAAATATTCCAATAAAATGTCCATGAagaatattcaataaaacgtattgtatcatagcttgtgttttgtgatttgttcagaacatactcaaataacaaacaaacgcacaattgtttcaaggttttttattaactatacaatcgaacacaacaaaacaaacatgcataaaatgttaNNNNNNNNNNNNNNNNNNNNNNNNNNNNNNNNNNNNNNNNNNNNNNNNNNNNNNNNNNNNNNNNNNNNNNNNNNNNNNNNNNNNNNNNNNNNNNNNNNNNTGAATTATTGACATTTCTGTGTTTGATGTGCATGGTTGCTTTGTGATATATCAAAAGGAAAGAGACTTAGTATTAAATGCTGCTAAAATCTTATCTCACAGAGTGCAATTGGAATATTCATGTAActgtatttttattgtaaattatgtatgtgttcatgaaatatgtttgaaataaacaaaaccagTTCCATGTATGGCACAATTATTCTTCAACTTCAGTCACACATGTTTGACCTGAAAAAAGTTTTGGATAGCATTTGAAATGTATAGCATTTAATCATTTGTATTATTGAAATGCATGTAACAAAAtgacaattaataaaatatatatcatcaaCGCCTTGATCCCAGCATTTTCTTTTGTCCTGAGTTATCTCTCATTTGGAGCAGCAAGATAAGAAAATGAAGTGAATAATTTCTGTCATACTTAATATTGCAGGAAGGAAGACCAGATGATGTGATTAAAAAGGATAAGTATATGGTGGTTGCTCAGTCTACCACACAGGAAAGTATAGAAATATCCAATgctaatacaaatgtaaataaacaacaacacaaatttaaCTTTAGAAAATTTGCTTACTCTTGGCCCAATTAATGTTTTGTCCGTCACAACTGAGTTTGGTCTACAGGATTCTGTTTTTGGACCCTGGGAgtataaaaatgcaagaaaactGCATCTTAAAGTATACCATTCAAGGCTCAGACATCAGTCATTCAATTCGACTTGATAGCATGTTAACAAGAGGAATACCAAGTACTGAAAATCATCCCTCGCTTTCCGTTGGTATTCATGGATTCGTTTGAAGGCCATTGCAAATCAAAAAAATTACCAATAAACTCAGTGCTGACGAATGAGGGTCAATTTCTTCACTTCTACACGAAGTAAATCTTTATTACACTAAATATTCAAAAGCTTGTAGAGATGAAGGCTTAGAGCCAAATCGTGGACCACAATCCCATGAAGATGCTTGCAATTTAGAGCGCCTCATTATTATGGAAAGGGCACAATAAATTCTACAGAAAAACAACTTTCTTGCAGCTAGTTGCAAAAAGATATGGAGAAAATGTAAAGGCTGAATATTGGTAGACCCAACTACACGACTCATAAGTTGCACAGACTATGAGGAAATATTAAAGGACGTTCATTCAGAAATTATCCACAATTATTCAAGACACGAAAAGTTGTTAGAGAACTTTGCTGGGCCTCAATGTAATGAGGATCGTCTAAATAATGAAAGGATCAACTTTGATGTCAAATTTACATCTGCCTCTTCTAAGGCAAAACAGGAACTTAAGACAGACTCGGACTTGCCTTTACAAAATGTATTAGAACCAACAGAAGCAGACACAAGCGAATTTACCTTAGAAAATGCAATCTTTGCAGCAAAGTCCGATGGTTAGGAAAGAGAGCAGCTGAAAAGTTTGTCTTGGGCTCATATGTATATGGTAACCTTCATAAACAAGTACAATTCTCCTGCATCTGCTTCATGGCACTTCATGTGATGAGGAAATGACATTATTCCTCTTCCATGTTCTGAACCAAGTCCACAACTATGGGTAGCATACAACAGTCTGCATGAGTCAAAGCTTACACCAGTTGCTTTGTGTTGAAACAATAAGCGAAGTTAGTGCAGGTGTTGAACATGTTCAGATAATGGCCAAAAATATGCATGCACGAGTCAAGAATTTGACCATTATCAAAGGCAAGGCAGTATACACTCAGTCTCTGCTTCGGCATGTGTGAAGTTTGTACAATCTTTGACTACTGGTCGATTTAAGTCTTGTAAGAAATACCTACTTTGAAAAAAGGAAAGCTTAATATAATGAACCACGCGAAGCTCTTGTTTGTAATCATGGTTAGATCATAGCGAGCTGTCATCTGAAACCATCTGCTCAGCACACTGTCCTAAATCTAAGTGGAATTCGTGATCTCCATGCAACATATTGGTGCCCATGAAGATGATCACTTGCTCTCAATGTGGAATGTGTTCACCTGGCTTTGAAGCAGATGCAGCTAATTGTATAAACGTCCCTGAAGCTTGGCCAACAGATTCCAATGTCAAACTCTTTTCTTCTGCAAGCTTTAAAGCAGTCTCAGTCTTAGCAGGGTCTAGTGTCACTCTCGACTCAGCATTTTCGAGTGCTAGAGTTTATAATTGATGAAACAGTAACAGGGGTATGTAcaaattgttcaaaatttgtaaaattgatGATGGAATTGTAAACATTGCTGCACAAAAAGTCTGCTGGTGAAGAGAGTTCTCAGGGAACCACTGTTGATAGTCAGCAATCTATTGatgacaatatttcaaatataaacccTTACGGTCCTGAAAATCTGATGGCTCTTGATGTTTTTCAAGATGAGGCCTCATATCAGCATGAAATGTTCATGGACACTTTATCTCAGGCTGAAAAACTTGTTCTGTCACCGATCCATGCTGTAATAGTTATATTGCGTTCTCGAACTAATAATATCCCATTCTCCAGATATGGATCAATATCTTTTGCGATAAAGAACCAGTCAAAACTAAAGCTCTTCCATGGCACACTTTCCAAAAGTTACCATTTGTTATCATGGTCTCTAAGCAAGAAGATGGGAGCATTAAtgaagctaaaattaatatggcAAAGATTGTTCATGCAAAAGAGCTTATGGAGCGTGAAGTGACTTGTCCTGTATATGGTACCAAAAGACATTTTACAGGTACTGTGATAAGGTTCATACACCTTTTACAGTAGCTGCCATGGAGAATCTAGCAAGTCAGCTATCAGATACAAGCACAGCTGTTTACCCAAATGGTTTAAGAAAAATCAATGTTGAGCTGATCCATGAGCGTGCTTCTAAAAGATTAACTATTCAGCTGTTCTCTGAATGGATAAACTCTGGTTTTATTATCGGAAGTGGCATAAAAGATGCGATTCTAATTGAAAATCAAAAGCCACATCCAGCTGCCTTAAACATGGAACAAATTGCAAATCTAATATGGAACGATCTAGCAAAGTTCATACTAGAGAGTCAAACTAATGACAACTTAACCATGATGAAGATCCAAATGAAACCATAAAAATAACACTCACTGATGTTGTCTTGTACGGTGTTCAGAGGAAATGGCTCAATCCTAGCacagatgtttcaaatgcatcacaaaaaaacattgaacaggtATTATTACCTGAAGATGAATTAAAAAACCTAACCTACCTATGTTGTGAAGAAGTAGAACTTCTCCTAAGGGAGAGCAGCAATGATGAAGGAGATTCAGGTAGTGTTGCACAGGGTGGAGTTTCTAACTTGTCTGAAAACCCAGAGCAAATTCTCAAGAATGGAATGCAAAACACAGTGTTACAAAGGATCTCAGCACCAGATGTGGACCGTCAGAACCCTGTTGCTGAGGATACACAAGGATACCTACAAATGGCTTTCCCGGATGTCTTCCTCACTGGTGATGCATGTCCACACCAAGAACGTCCTCGtagcattaaaaataaatcaggcAGCTACAAATTTGCTTACCTGTATTGGGTATGCGCACAAAAACGAGCGATGGTCAATACTGAGCTTCAATTTCTAGTTCATAGCATGATTAAACGAGAACATAGCAAGGGAAAGGCCAAGCTCGCTCTGAAAAGTGATGCCTTTGAAACAACTGGAATACCtgtaaaagaggatttaatgcaaaATGCAGAGCTTCGTGACTGGACTGTATCAAACCTAATGATGTTCAAGTCCTCAATACCGGATACAGCTCCATTCTGGAAAAGGTCAAGGGATGATGCAATAGCTGTTCAACGGGATTGGGAAGAAAGTGTTCCTTGGCGAAAAGACAAAATGCCAATGTCAATTATGCTGTTCCAGACTCGTGCTCCACCGTATAACCATCACCCGGCAATTCACAACGTCTGTCCAGGTACAGAGACCCTCTCCATCCAGAGTGACCAAGAATTTTTGGAAGGTCGGCGAAGAAACGTACTACAGTATCCAAGCATCGTATCGTTTATGTGCGCATTGATGGCAGAGCTGGACACAACGTTTTTATCTAGAATCAGATATGATGGTGATGCCTATTTTACACGGTTTGAATGGGGTGCAAATGCCAATCCACATGCTCATAGGCTGTATTTTAGTCGTGAATTCAGTCAGCACATGGACAGCTTGAAACTAAATATACAAAACTGCCTTCAGAGTGCCAAAGACGAATGTTTAAATACTGGCCAAGATCTCAACAATCCTCTTGTTCAGGACACTATCCGTACTAGGGTACTCGACTGTTGGGATCATGCTAGGAAGGATTACATTGAATATATGCGACCATTCTACACCAACTGGAATGCAGGTCTACTAGCAGAtggtaaaacaaaaacatttgattTCATCTATGAAAGGACCTCCGCCATCTGCAGACTGAACATGGCAAGTGTGATAGACAATGGCCCTCACAACCGGTGATTTTTCAACATTGGACACAATATATGTGACTGTTGCCAATGGAACATGTCGCCACTTAGGTCATACAGGAATAAACGATCAGCCTTCCAAGACAGATAAATGTGCAGTGGTTAAGAAAAAGCAATCAACATGCAAGGAAACTGGGAATAAACAGTCCACAGAGGTTATTACCTGTAAAAAGGCGAAAACCGCAACCAATGAATAAAGTACCAACCATTGAGCCTGACAAACACAATAAGAAAATTTTTCACTTCAGTTTGAATGTAACGACAAATGGTTTAATGGTCATGATCCTTTTGAGATTCTGCATTTTCTTAGCAATGCTGATGACAAGCTGTTGTGCCAGAGTTTCTCAGAAACCTCCAGTAATAGAGGTCAGTTGTTGCCAAAATAAAGAAAATGGGGTGCAGGACTTAAATCTTGAGTTCTTTTCAGATACTGGTGACTCTGCTACAGAATATGTAACTAAATATGCCTTTAAAGATGCAATTCCCACTAAAACATCTAATGAAGTGCTCATCACTGCAATGGAGAAGTTGCAAGATGGTGAACCAATAAATCAAGGTGCTGTTCAAAAAATGTACAATAGCCATGCAATTGCTGGCACAACATCTATCTTTCAGGCAACTCACCTCAATCAAAATATCCCACATGTTCTTTCAAATGTTAACATCAAAAGTTGCAGTGTATCTGGTGTGTCTCTGCTGAGAACTGACTATGATAAAAAAGATGGCGAAGATTACATTCTCCCACCTCTCATTAAACAATTTGATGGGCGACATGGCACAAACAGCTGTTTTCATCGAATGTGGCAAAGAGTCGCCAAAACTGAAGGCAGAGATACAATGCAACATGTGTCTACATCAGTTTTGTGACTTGTTTGATGTTAAAGAAATTAAACCCAATGATGGTGCAAGATTCTTACAATTTAAAAGAAGAAGTACTGCAAGAAATGGCAGATTGAATGCATAAAGCTCATACCTTGCCATGGTATAAGAATGGCAAATCCCCGTGGAAAACAATATTGGCACTATTGTAGAACACTCTGCCTTTGGAAGATTCCTTGCCACAAAACTACTGACTTCTCACCAATTGCTGAAGATGCAGAATCTTTAAAGAAAGCTTGGATTGATCTATTCAATCAAACATTTCTTGATGGTAATGGACTTCCACCATGGGCATACAAATTTTGGAAACATCACCATCTCCTCGAAACAACAACTCTGATTCAGATTCATCCTCAGACGAAGATCTCGAAGAAAAACCAGCAAGCTTGTGCAGTAGATGCAACTGATGACACTAATCTTAGCAAAATTAAAAGCAGTGAATACGATTCCGCTTCAAAACCGATAGCACGCCCCGGAAATGAACAATTTTATCAAAACCCAGTTGATCGTTTGCGGTCTGCCCGCAGCAGGGCATAGATTCCAAGCCATGTTTCAGTGATTCTGACATTTTAGCTAATCCTGAAGGTGTTGATTTTATGAAAAGCTGGCTAGGAGAGAATGTTATACCTTCTATGGCTGAAATACATGCTCATATTTCAAATCTCACAAACACGCAAGGAGTTTTGTCAAGTAATTCATTTGAAGCATCttcattaaatgataaacaaaagaTGGCTCATGACATTGTTGTTGATTATGTTAAAATTAGATTAAATTGGGAAACAAATAAACAAGCACCTCCCCCAAACCCCTTGCGTCTCATTCTAATGGGCAATCCAGGTACTGGAAAAAGCTGGACACTAAAATGCATCATAAGCAGTGTAATAAGCCTCTTACAATCTAACCCTGATTCAGATGCACAGGTAAGCACTTGGACAGACAGAATCAAACTTGCAGCTCCCACAGGAGCTGCATCAAGTCAGATGTACTTCAAGTCAGAGACTTTGCATCGACTTTTTTGTATACCTGTCCATCTAAATGAAAAAGATTTGCGTCTGGAAGAAACATCTGCCACATATTCCAGACTTATGCTCAATTTGACCCCAAAAAATTCTTTCTCCTCATTGTTGATGAGTTTTCCATGCTGTCACGAGAGATGTTTGCCTTTGTAACTGAACGACTGATTCAGTGCAACATTGATCTCGACAATATTGGCATTGTTCTTATTGGGGACCCAGCACAGATTCTTCCGATTGCAGCTGAACCTCTCTGGAGCGCTCGTTCTTACacgcatgaaaacaaaaaatgcagtTCCCTTTCTATTAATGGTTTGATAAGGTTTAGACAGGTCTTCAAATTTCCACCGTTACAAACAATTCCAACTATGACAAATGGCAATCGTCAACATCGCCTAAAGATCGTCTTTTATCAGATGATATTACTGCTTGTCGGAAAGATCTGATGCTGGGCCAATTTGATGCTGTGTTTTTGACTGAAGTCAAAAGAACAGATGTTGATCCCATTAGTCAATGTTTCACTGGAAAAGTGCTTGTCAATATGAGGTATGGTAAAAAATGCAGGGAAAAGAAATGCTTTTCCTTAGAAAAAACTGTGCAACAGAACGTGATATGAAGATGGACGGGAAGTGGAACAGTGCACATATCATCCATGGgtatcattttcattcaaaaaccatGAAAATAGGTCAACTGTTGAGTCTGAAAACGCAAAAGCTCTTCTCAGACATCACAAAATAACAGGAAATCCGATAATGCGAATAGACTCAATACATCGTCCAGCAGCAAAAGAAAACAAGCTGAGAGCAATGTCTGCAAAAGAATTTGAAGGTGCCCCACCCAGCTGGCACGCATGCAGGGGAATGAGAGTCATGCTCTTACGTAACATTGCTCCAAGTATAGGTCTCTACAATGGATCATTACATACTTTGGTGGGACCAATATATAACAGGGACAGCATTGTTGCTTCTTTAACTAGTGCAGATTTGAAAACAGGAGAATTACAGGACTGCATTACTACAAAAACCAATCGATACATGTGGAAAAGTACAGCAGATTCCCCCAAAGAGTGTATTGCTTTCTGTTGATGATGTTCCTTATTGTAAGGATACTGTTGATGAGTTTCCTTCAGGCGTACACATGACCTGTAAGTTTCAGGGTCCTAGTAACCCACCAGAAATGCCTGATTTTATGGTAATACAAGCTTCCAATTACTCGGGCCCAAATATTTTAAGATTACCAGGATGCGAAAATTATGTCCCAATTCCTCCTGTTGAAAGTTACAAACAAAAAGCTGGGAAGACAAAGTCAAACATACCCATGATTAGAATCGCCTTGCCACTCGAAGGAGGAGATGCAGCAACAAGTTTTAAAGGACAAGGAGCTAATTTCCCATTGGCTGAAGTTGATCTGGATGGCTGGTTTCATGTGCCTGGCATATTCCTGGTTGCCATTTCTAGGGTTAGAAGTCCCGCCCATCTTCATATACGTACTTTTCCAAATTACATGGACCTTAAAGTACAAAGGCTTAAGGAAAATGTTCTTGATGCACAAGCATTTGAAGAAGCCGTAAAAGTTAAGTCTGAACGCATGTACCGACATAAAAACTGTGGCGACCTATTTTGGACTACTCATTATAATGATTTGGCAGACAGTATCATAGATAAAGCTTTTGCAAAAAGGTTAAGTATCAAAAAGGACAAAGAGGAACTGATTCGCATCGTGCAACTTATGTTTATAGACaccgatacaaatgttattatgagAGTGCTTGAAAAGTTGATCGAAACCCAGGAATATCTGGTAGCTGAAGCAGCACCACACATAAGTCAAGAGGATTATGAAACCTTGACTAATTACCAAAAGAACAAATCTGTTAAAACCAAAGGTTTTAAAAAGACAATTTGACGATAAGTTATCTCTAGGAGGCCCATCATGTGACATTAAGAAAAGGAAATTACCAACCCCAAAACAAAAATTGTCACCTCTTGATCCCATACCTAATGAAAATTTGCTGTCCCTAAAAACTCGACCTGATATTTCCAGACAAACATTTAAAGGTTTGCAAAACAGTGGAAATAATGTGTGCTTTTTGAATGCCCCAATTATAGCTCTTTGCCATACCAGAAGTTTTGATGCCTTCTTAAGGGAGTGTCAATACTTGCACCAGCAATGCTCTGGTTACCACCTTCAAAATGAGATTTGTCCTCTTTGTGCACTGAATGAGGTTGTAAATCGTGCCTATTGGCATCACAATTTACCCCTAAGGGATCTCCCTAAAATGCCAATTATAAAACTAACAGAGTCCCTGCTCCCTGGTTGGCGCCTAGGAATAGAACACGATGCGGATGAGTTCCTTGTTAAACTTTTTGACCGTCTTGATCAAACATACGATTGCCAAATTCACAAGGGAACTGTCAAAACTACAAAAACATGTCAAAGTTGCAGTTCCTCAAAAATCAAAGAACAATTCCGATCCCAAAGAATCTTAATCAATCTTGTAGATATAGAAGAAGCACAAATACGTATACAAGAGGGCATTAACAAATGGCTAATGGAACAGAAATTGCTTAATTGTGAACATTGTGGTGAAAAGTTACATGAGGTCAAACGTGAATTGGTCAGACCGCCCAGTCTCCTGATAATAAATATTCATCGTAGTGCACAAAAGAGAATCTCTCttgataataacatttttattaacaa contains the following coding sequences:
- the LOC127878874 gene encoding uncharacterized protein LOC127878874, with protein sequence MPLRRGTCHLCPARRHLSWLLLMGQSGLTRYRCSQSRANRQEADDAASRDLSSMPCSATPLVAIVDGSEWADKIQVHVIWKSTYMKMGGTSNPRNGNQEYARHMKPAIQINFSQWEISSLSFKTCCCISSFEWQGDSNHGQVRNSTLCNTT